tcagaggggtagccgtgttagtctggatctgtaaaagcagcaaagagtcctgtggcaccttatagactaacagacgtattggagcataagctttcgtgggtgaatacgtctgttagtttataaggtgccacaggactctgctgaTTTCGCAGAATGTATATTGCATGGACTGCAGGTTGAACTGTAAAGAAACCTCGTGGTTTTTTGGTTGAGATAGTATTTCAGTTAGTTCAGTAGTATGATCATAAACACCTTCCCTGGGACTGACAACAACAACATTCCCCTATAATTTGAgcaagctgatttaaaaaaaaagaagaagaacaaAGAGTGATGCAGccatttttccaatcttctggaatgtGATCAGTTTCCCAAACTTTAAAGACAACTCTGAAGCCAATGAACTAAATCCAGGCCTCCTCTCATTAGCTGTTCTGATGAAGTATTGTCAAGACCAGGTGCTTTATCTGTTTGACCATAAGCATCACTTCTTCTAATGTCACCAGCCTGTTTTCTACAGGGTTCATTTTTGGATTAAGTTAAAGGTTATGCCTTGATGGGGATCTGTTCACTAATTCACAATAATGCTCATGCCAATGCTTAAGTTGTGCATCAATATCGTGACAGAACTCTCCATTTTTGTTCTTAACTGGAAGAAGCTGTGAGAACAGATGTCCCATTAGGATTTCAAAGTGTCAAAGACACATTTCTGATCATGTCTTTTAGAGGCTTCCTCAGTGCACTGTGCCTTATGAGTCCACCATTGCTTACAATCACTTTGACAAGCCCTCGTGACTACTTGTTCAAGACATTTCTTTTCCTGTATTGCCCATTTCCTCTCCTCATCACTGACTCAGCTCTGACTTTCCAGTGCATCCATTCTGCAATGCACCTCTTTTTTTCCTATAATTTGATGGTATCATCTGTAATCCAGTGTTGCTTTTTCATTCTCCTTAGTCCCAGTTGTTCTCCAGCAGTCTTTGTGATAGAATCCCGAAATAAAGAATCCCGTTCTTCTTTCACGGTACACAACTGGTTATCCAATATACAATATTTGTTGGAAATCGCTACCATGTAGCTATTAACAATTACTTCAACATGAAACTTATCAACATTGAAGCATTTCAATGCAATACATACATGTCTCTGGCACTTTATTAAACAGAACATCATTGTTGCTATTAGGAGCAAATCAATACTCCTAAATACACATACATCCCAGAGGAGTTTAGTCAAGAGTGTCTGAACTAGAATGTGATCCAAGGTTTTATTGTCACCCAATTGATATCAAAATGTATACATATGGCAATTCTTGTGCTTAAACCAGATACCATTAAAATAGTCCAATATCTTGATAGTAGCTGATAAAATAATGCAGATTAAGACACAGGACCGGCAGTCAGAAGATATAGGTTGTATTCCCAATTCTGCTATAGTTTCCTGTATGATCTTCAGGCAAATCATTCAACCTCTCTGTGGCTCATTTTCCTAATTTGTAGACTGGAGTAATAATGGTCACCTCTTACACAATATGTTCTTTGGCTTAACACGCTAATGTTTGTCAAGAACTTcatgatccttggatggaaggtacTATAGAAACGTGCAGTAATAAGAATAGAGGCAGGTACAAACTTGAGATTGGTTACTGCCTGGAGAAGAGACTGAAGGGAAGGAGACACAGGAAAACAAAGGAATGTCTCAGAAATAAGTCTTTTTCAACTGTAATGCCCCAATCTCCAAAGTTGCAGAACTGCTTTCCATGTCATGCTCATACAGAAAGAGGCAAGAGATTAAATATCGTAGGAGCATTAGCTGAAACTTTTAGAGCTACACTATTCGTTGGTATGCAGATTGCAGAAGCATTGCTAGATAAGAAGTTTGATGTAGTGGCTTTTACAGCTAGGTTAGAAGCAAGAGTCAAGGGGCCTGAAACAAAGTACATAAGGATGTCGATTTGAAAGACTCACAAAAGAAGTCTGAGTTGTGTGGGAAGCCTGCTTACTATAGCCATCAAAGGATAATAAAATAATGGCTAACAAAACTGAAATCATCAATCCAAGACCAAGCCAAATGTGTTAGGCTTCCAGAAGAAGACAAATGATCTAATCACATAATCTTTTGGAGAGATGGGTTCCCAAACTACAGCAGAGTGCATCAACTAAACGGCAAGTTGGCCTCAAACAAGAAACAGAGATACAGACTCTGGCAACACAATAACTTTTATAATCTTCAGGTTTTTAAGACAAGGTAATTGCTGGAAAACTTAAAAACAGTGAACCAAATTTTGTTCTCAGTTACATCTATGCAACATCACTGAACACAATGTGtttgtactggtgtaactgagggtGGAGTGTGGCCTTAGTCTATCAAAAATATGCCTCATAATCAGATATGGAAACAATGTGGTTCAGTGGCTGGGATGCAGGCTGGAGAATCGGAATCTGACTACTGCTCCCAGTTGCCACTGCCTcagtgtaaccttgggcaaatcacttaacctctctgcttctCAGTTTCCATATCTGTTACTGCAGATAAAGGACAATTAaccatctttgtaaagtgctttgagatccattgaAGTATAGCACTATAAAATTAAGTATATTTTTCTTCCATGATCTTAGTCCTGGCACCCAGGCTACGAGGCATGCATTGGTGGCACTATAAATCTTTCTGTGGCAAGGGAATCAAAGCAGAGGTCACCCTGCTGGCCAAATATTATCTACACCATCAAAGCATATTTATTCTGGGAAGTGATCCTACTGTCAGACTATTAGACGCTGTTAATTTAGCAGCCATCCAAGAGAACTCATTGCACattatttgtttcttttggaTACAAAAGGACCTCACCTTCTCTGGGACTGTTCCTATATTTATACTATAGTATATATAGCCTCTTTGTCCTACAAAATTGATTCTGGCAACTGGAAATttcttattttaatgtattttgtaaACTGATCAGATTGTTTCTCACACTGGTGCTCTCTGGTCTGTTTAGTTCTTGTACTTTACTAAGGTTTGCTATTTTGTAGTTTTAATAACATATGCCTCTTACTTTTGAAATTCATTTTAACTAGAATATGAGTTCCTTCGAAGGACTGATAAGGAACTAGAATTGGGCCAAAATTAGAACCCCAAAAGCAAAAGTACCTTCAAATTGCAAAGAAGAACAGGAATTTAATCTGTCGACCTAAATCAGTCATTATATCTTTGATTCTAGGTCAGATCAAAACTACATGGGGCTTGTTTTCTGGTTTGGGTATGGATGCAATTGAAATCACACAGTAACATCTATTCTCAGGACATTTCACCCCAAAATGACAGAAATTACATGAGATCACCTGATCGTGCAATGTTTCTGCCATTTTGGACCATTTTGCAAGAACAATCTTTGAGATCTGATCCTGTCAAATCCAAACCAAGCCTTCGCCACTCTCTGCACTATGGTGCCCAATAATGTGGCAGGCTTCCTAGGAGAAATCCACTTGGGAGTTAATGCAGATCAAAGCAGTGTTAGCTCTCACTGTGCACCTGCTATTCCCCTCAAGTGGGCACCAGGGGGAAAGTCAATGGCAGCACAAATTCTAAGTGAGGGAGGCTGGAGGAGCAGTGCACCAGAGGTGCCATACTGTTTTAACCATGTAGAACCTAGGACTTTGCTGGGTTTCCAGATCACCCACCCTACTCCTTTCCcattcagaggaagatgcagaagaaactctgcaacctacTGGAGTTTCCATGTACTTTGTCCCCTCCTGCAAGTATTTCTGGGAATGAGGACAATCTATCTCCATCTCCCAAAATATGGAGATGCTAATCTCTTTGGAAGGAACAACCTGAAAAAGCAGCATATCTATGGTAGGGGAAAGTCCACCAGAAATTCTCTTAGCAATGGTAGTTGATGCCCAATCATCTGAAATGTGCAGATCTCTGTCAGTTGGACTTTCATATTGTTTACGGCAGCTGTCATTGCATAATATTAGcagattaaaaaggaaaatctCTATGTAGCCTTCTGTGGTGCATTATTCTGTCACTATCTTTTAGAGGGTTGGCTATTgcaaaattaatttcttttaagTAATTGCACAGAATCACTTTTGAAGTTAAGATATGAACAAGGAGAGCTCTTGCTCTCCTGCACATGTTTTTACTCATTATCTAGTGAAAGCAGAAGTTCTGCGTTTGAGTATATATAAATATACTCTTTATTTCTTGGCTACTTGAAAACTCAGAGATTCATATCCTTTTGTTTCTAAGGAAGTCTTAGAAATGTAAAATTGTAGCAAAGGTGGATTTGCTTATTTTTACACAAACCTCTGTGCATTTACCTTTTACAGCAAGTACTCCTAAAATACACTAGATGGAGGCATTTTCAAATGCAAATATAGTCCTCAATTCCAGCAAAGAATTGAATAATAGACTATAgacttcagaggggtagccatgttagtctgtatcagcaaaaacaacgaggagtccttgtgttgccttagagactaacacatttatttgggcataagttctcgtgggctataacccacttcatcagatgcatcatgccatgcatctgatgacgtgggttataacccacgaaagcttatgcccaaataaatttgttagtctctaaggtgccacaaggactcctcgttgtttagaCTACCGActaatagactttaaggtcagaagggaccgtgtCTTTAAGTGCATCCTTATTCAATGACGCATTTACTCATGTGTTTGACTTTGGGCGTATACTTAAGTCCCATTGGTGTCAaggagacttaagcatgtgcttaaagttaagaccATGCTTAAATACTTAGCTGAATAGGAATATACTGCTGAATTGGGGATATATTGTATGAGCTTTGATTTGAACCAGAATTTTCCTTTGATAGACTCTTCACAGTAGCTGCCTGGCTTAAGTTTCATACATTAATTTTCTCCCTTTCAGTCAATGTGGTGCAGTAATGTTCCATGTTGTCTCAGTTCTTTAACTGTGGGACAATAAATATTCTTTATAACAGCAGTTAGGGCAAATACTGTCTATATACTTTTCCTGATCATACATAATTATTAGATATTAGGCAAGTATAGAATAATATAATCAATCCAAGAAAGAAGGGTCAATATGTAATCTTGAATTTACCATGTCACTGAACAACAACTTACTTTTAAAGGCTTTGGAAACTCATTTAGATTATGCAATGGCATAATTTGTTATAACTTTGGAAATTCATATTTGAGagattaaaaatatgtattggaGAAACTTCCACAAATATGCATATATAAAGGAAGTGAGGAAAGTCACAATGGATGAATGGTTTTAATTTAAAGGCCAATATGTAAACTGTATTCAAATTATATtacagaacacacacaaaaagaagaaCCTGCCTGCAACAGATTTAAAGAAATGGGCTGAATTCTACTCAGTTACAAACAGAGTAATTTATTTTAGTGATTGTCTGCACAGATGTAACGGAGCAGAATTTGGACCAATGTTTTGTGCCCTTTAATTGATTCTCAGAAAAAAATGTATATGGAGGAAAATTGAAGGTCAGACACCTTTTGTAAACATTTGAATAAAGTCAAGTTATCTGGTGCTAATTTACAAATGTATGCAAGGGTGAGAAGCcagtgtgtttaaaaatattatttaacataCTTCTGTAGCATGAGCATCTGAATTTGagagaaaagttttcaaaattatACAAATATCTTCCAAGTGAGTGTTCAAGTAGGAACGAGAAAGCATGAAAATCCGAAGTCATGGTTTattttttgctattttctttCCTGGTGCACAAAAACTCACACACAATATGTATCTTTTATAAAAGatagtgggttttgtttttcGAAAGGCACCCCTGAGAGTGACACCATTTGCCAGAGATGTCCAGAAGGATTCTTCTCAAATGAAACTTCATCCAAAGCAGCCTGCCAAAAACACACAAACTGCAGTGCACCAAGTCATAAAATAGCACTGAAGGGCAATGCGATTCATGACAATGTGTGTCATGAAAACACGGACACATCAACTCAAAAATGTGGAATAGGTATGTATAATACCAAAGTGTAGTGTAAGTATCCCAACAAGCATTATTAAAATGGGATTAGCAATGGCTAtgataaaaattattaaaactgttaggggctcagatactacggtgatgggaAAACTTTAAAATCTAGTTACTGTCAATTAGATGATATAGAAGGGGTAAGAAGCATATATTTCATAGCTCTAAAGACCAGTCCCTTATTTTAAACatggttttaaaatagtttttcttaacAATTCTGGACCCTCTATGTTTTGTTAGGGACAAACAATTTCAGAAGAATTCAGACACTTGCTGGGATCATCTTGGCTTATTTCACCAAATCAATTCCCTATCATTGCAGGGGCCTCGGGCGTTGGTGTACCTTGGTCCCTTTTGTTATGTGCTTGAGGCGCACAATAGTTTAACCTCTCCTGAAAGCTGTAATTCTAGTCTATCCAGGTTATTGGGGTCAGTGCAGGAGTAACTGGGTGGGGATTAGTGtgtcctgtgatgtgcaggaaatCAGCCTAGATGATCTGCTGGCCCCTTCTAGCCTTCACTTCCAGGACTTAACCTATCTTTTTCTCTCTGATTTGTTTTCAGATGTAACCCTATGCGAGGAAGCACTTTTCAGGTTTGCTGTTCCAGAAAAACTCACCCCTAACTGGCTGAATGTACTAACGGACGGTTTGCCTGGGACAAAGATTAATGCAGAAAATATAGAAAGGATTAAACAAAAACGTAGTTCTCAAGAACAGATGTTCCAACTGTTGAAATTATggaagcagcaaaacaaagaacaGGATATGGTCAAGAAGATCATTCAAGGTAATTCAGACAGCGTAGCAAACACATTTAGAAGTAACTTTTCAAATAGCACTTTTGTAATCTcctggagccaaattctgccctgggtGGTGGGCACACTGCTCACACTGatgccaatgggaactgtgtaGGTGcaactgtgtgcagaatttaacCCTTTATGTTCAACagaaaggaccaaattctgcccagaCTCGCAGTCTATGTGACCCTATTGAGTAATATGTATGGAGTGTAAATCAATTCCCCTTTGGGACCATAAGAGAAGGAAATATTGTGATACTCAGGGTCCATACTGCCCTCATTTACACCGGAGCAAGAACtaaagaagtcaatgggagcgggGTGTGTACAGATCAGGGGAAACCAGGCTCACAGTATATgatataagtagggccctatcaaattcatggttgtgaaaaacacatcacggactgtgaaatctggtcttttgtgtgcttttaccctatactctacagatttcacaggagagaccagcatttctcaaactgggggtcccgacccaaaaatGGGTTGTgggggagttgcaaggttatCGTAGTGGGGTcgcgggattgccacccttacttctgcgctgccttcagagctgggcggccagagggTGGAGGCTGCTGGCCAAgggtccagctctgcaggcagcagcgcagaagtaaaggtggcgaTACcctaccaggccacccttacttctgcgctgctgctggtggtgacgCTGCCTTTCAAGCCAGGcttctggccgcccagctctgaaggcagcgctactgtcagcagcagtgcagaagtcaggctggcaataccacaatccccctacaataaccttgcaaaccctcACCCTCTGCCCACTAacccattttgggtcaggacccccacagttacaacactgtgaaatttcagatttaaatagctgaaatcatgacatttatgattttttaaatcctacgaCCGTGCAATTGACCAAAATGCACCGTGAATCTGATAGGGCCCCAGATATAAGCAAGGCACTATAGGTGCTGGCTTGAGAGACCTATACCCTTTAGATATCCACGAAGAGGAATAGTGTGGGCACTGGCAATTCAAAGTCTCACATATACCCCTGCAAACATGCTTTTCTCTTCTTGGAAAGAGTATCCCTACTCATTCCTTCACCTTTCTGCTGAAACGGCCACCATCGGTGTCAAAGGGGAGCTTATGGTGGCAGTTTTTGTGATGTTAACACTTGTTGCTGCAGTTTTCACTGAAAACTACCAAACCCTTTTCACATGAGCCACCATCAGCAACCATCAGATTTGAATGACTTTTGCTCTACAAGGAATGGATTTGAAATGGTGTCCTTGAGAAACTGTTTTTAATCTGTGTCTGTTTATATCACTGTAACGTGTCTGTGCTGGAGCTGATGCTATGTTGGAACTGAAGCACCAGTGACAGTTATAGCTACAATGTCTCGGCATTTCCTGTATATCAGGAGTAAAACATCATGTAGTGCAATGTGAGATACAGAGCCCTGCCTCATGCACTGTACATATGACAAGATGCGCATTACAAAATTGTAGAAATAAATGTGTGATAGCAAGTATGTGCGTAACTTGGGATTACTTACATGAagaaagttacacacatgcttaagtgctttctaaGACTGAGAGTTAAAACAGCAATGCTAAAAGGGTTATTTGGAAATAAAACTAGGAAACATTTAGTGGGTACATGTCCTTTTCTGACTTTAGAGTTTGTTTTAAGCCATTATAAAATAGTAATGAATCATATGAATGTCCCTCCTTGCTTTTTGTAGGTATTGACCTCTGTGAAAACAGTGTCTTAAAACATCTTAGCCAGGCTAATCTAACCTTTGAACATCTCAACATTCTGATGGTGAATTTACCAGGAAAGAAAGTAAGAAAAGAAGATATTCAGCGCACTATGAAGCTGTGCAAGCCTACGGAACAAATTCCAAAGCTTCTTAACCTGTGGAGAATAAAAAACACTGATAAAGACACAATTAAGGCCCTAACGCATGGGGTAAAGCATTTGAAAGCCTACCACTTTCCCAGAAAACCTATCCAAAGTCTGAAGAAGGTGGTCAAGTTGCTTCACAGTTTTAAAATGTACCAATTATACCAAAAACTCTTTTTTGAAATGATAGGGAACCAAGTCCAATCAGTAAAAAAACGATGTGTCTAATTCAAGATATTTTTCCATTCATTCTCCACTATTTCCCCTTAATTACTGTTAGCAGTAATTAACGTAGAACATTGTTCCCCTACATTGTACGTGATTATTTATAGAAACGTATAACTGGAATGGCTCTAAGCTCTCAGAGCTTAGAGCTTTTTTTATTATAAAGTCACTTCTGTAAAAGCTATAATCATTTGATGACATTTAGGTCCTGATCTGCAGCCTTTGGCATCTAAAATCGAAAagtaccactgaagtcattgagTGAGCAAAGAATGTTGGACCAGGCCTAATACAGTATTTACTATTTATATTCACTGATATAAAGGTTTTTGTtgtacatatttatatttaaatggaaATTATATGAGACTTAAATTTAGAAAGAGAAATTAAATACAAACTATATTTTCAAGATAGACTAAAATGATCAAGTATATTTTTAAGCAGAAATTATGTAGCATTTCCTAAGAGATCCTACTTTCTTTACtttgtggatatttttaaaattgttacttAGTTTTATGTGTATAAGTTGTGGTATCTTTTGGTAGGTGTTGTTTAATTTATCCAAAGTTTTTAACTCAAATAGTCTGAGAAATATACCATAAATGAcctgaatatttaaatattctgtgAGAAAGTGAATGTAccatatttaaaaactggatgtTCAGATACGATTGTAGGGtcttattttataaaacaattaattttttcaGCTTATCTTTTGTCTGTTTATGTGGTTTCTCTCATCGGAAATGGACAAATCTGACAGAGATGTTTTCCTGCAGATTTTGCTCCCTGTTTTGAAGACATAGGGcctgtttctccagtgccccaataTCTTGTGTAGTCACTGATACTTGAACAACACGAATGCAAAGGGATTAGATATCAGTATTCTGGTAGCATTGTGCACTCACTACACAGAGGTCAATGACTATTCAAGGTACGAGGCAGTGGAGAATGAGGCTCATGGTGAGGCTTAAACAGATCTGACACAAGCAGCTATAATCCCATTGAAGCCTGATTTCAATTTGGACCATAGTAATCCTTTCAGAGTTCACAACCTTTGAACAAACCACAGATTAAGAATTCATGAAGGAAGGATGCACTGGCCTCAATGAGCTTGGAATGCCCCATTCCACAATGCCAATGCAAAGGGAAGGGTGAAGATATGGCACCACAACTATGCAGCTTCACAGGCCTAACCCTTGTGAGTAGGGAGTGTGCAAAGGCCCTAGGTGCTATTAAAAGTCCATTTGCTATAACTGTGGCAGCCAATCAGCTTGGGCTATTTCAAGTGAAAGGACTGGAGAGGGTTGCTtgcctgagtgctcctttaaacCATCTATACAAAGCctgagcgacaaggtgggtgaggtaatattgcttagtggaccaacttctgttggttagcaagccacccagagctcttcttcggatctctaatatcctgggaccgacacagctacaactacactgtgtATACAAAGCTTGTTCACTCAGGGTGTGGTGAGCCAGGGGAAGGAAAGGGACAGCAGCATTTAGTCTCAAATGAGAATTATTATTACACCAGAGGTGATGAAATCTTTATATACATTAaacaaaaaatgggaaagaggCTACTGCAATATATAATGGATTTGGAAATATGCACCAGAAGCAATTTCCTTCTAGAGAACTCAAAATTGAGGTGTGTTTATAAATGTTTGTTGTTGATGTTTGAGTATGCAGGAATAAATTCTCCTTGATATTCTGAATGAGATGGATTAAAATCTAATTAGGTGTAGCTCTACTTTGAAAATATGGGTTATGTGCataatttttagaaaaaagatTCCTCTTACACGTTAAAAGCATGTACAtgatttaaaatgaatattataATAGAACTTGTTTCAACTAAATTATAATAAAAGACCATCACAAAAGAGAATCAGTTGATTTGAAAAAGAGACATATCATTTCAAGACACTTTTCTAAGTGTAAAAGCTTGTTTGGATGTTAAAGGCATTAAAATCAGTGTAGCAGTCATCCCATTTACAGCATTATAAAGCGAAATCCAACACATTCTCCGTAAACATTTGTCTTAAAGTAACCTGATCCAGATCCATTTAATCCATGAAACAATTTAGCAATTGTCACTTCAGCTACAGCGCCAAGTGGCCATACAATTAAAACCATCTTCAAAGTAAATCTAAAAGCACTAATAGACAAGCAGAAAACTCAGTTGCTTCTTAAACAAGTATTTTATATTAACACCAGTCATTTTCAAAATGGATACCTTTGGGCTTCTCCATCAGAatgaaatattaataataatgatcatTTAAATAGCATTGAATATGTACACAATGCGCCGCAAAACACAGAGTATGACCCTGGGGAGGTTTTCAGAGACACAAAGGACAGTTAGGCACTTAATTCTCATTAATAGTCAATAGGAACTAGGCatctaactgccatttgtgcctttaaaaaatcTCCTCCTTGCCTAAATACAAAGTTGCAGCTGTTAACTAAAGATGCATTATTTAACCAATGTAGTTAAACAGGTGCACACTCATGTGAGGGCAttcttaaatcagtttaaacCCAGTTTATATCAATTTAACTTAATTCTCTAAGGAATCTACTTAATATTATGAGGGGACAATGCCTAGGACATGCTGTTGCCTTCCACAGGGAGCATACTGCCCAAAGTAGGCAAGACATACAAAGACAAGACCCAAGAACATAAATGGAAAGGATGCTCGGGAAAACTTGTGTTTTCAAGGAAGGTtttgaaggaggaaagagaagggaTGCACTAGCAATAGTGGGAGAGCCTTCCACGTACAGGGTGCAATAGGAATGAAGTGCAAACTGACAGTGAGGGAAGTTGGAAAGAGTAGCAAGGTGGGAggacaaagagagaaaagaaaagcagaaggAAATGCAAGCAGACCTATAAGCAGGGGTGACGTTACATACCGTACCACTCTAACCTTCAAGGCAAACACAAGGTAAGCTCAATCtgtgccagtccctgagatcAATCTGTGCCAGTCCCAGGGCTTTCCAGTTAGGCTCAGTTACACGTGTGCAGTCCCATTCTAGCTAAGGGGATAATTTGCCCTGCAAAAATCTCTCTTAGTGGGGATGGTGCATGAAGTTGAAAGAATACAGTCTGCTTTTCATATTTTATTCCTGATTTCACCTCACTCCTTTTCTCCACATTCTCTGCTCCTCTTCTGCTTGCTGTGCCCTCATTTCTCAGTTCTCTCATTCTCCCCACTCTCTgtcataagaatgtccatactgggtaaGAACAAAGGTcgatctagctcagtatcctgtcttgcaacagtggctggtgtcagatgcttcagatggaatgaacagaacagagtaatgtattgagtgatccatcccctgtcttccagtcccagcttctgcaaGTCAGCGGTTCAGGGACACgcaaagcatggggttgtgtccctgaccatcttggctaacagccattgatgggcctatcctccatgagatGGATGAGGGGACAGTTAACACTATGAGACATCAAAAGGGGCAGCACTGGGGAATGTGGAGCAACAGAAGGGATGTGGGAGGCAGCAGAGAAACAACACAGGAATGGGAGATGGAGTACAGGGCAGGGGCAATGACTGAGGTACAGTGGTGGGAACTGAGGACCCACAGCActaggaatgggggaggggcaatggagAAAATAGCAAGGGGACAGCActgaagacagagagagacatgtaaaaaagtataattaggcagccCAGAAAATaacttgaagagcaactagcaaaagacacaaaaactaaacagcaattttttttaagtacatcagaagcagaaaatctgccaaacaatcaatggggccactggacaatcaaggtgcaaaaggagcacacaaggaagataaggctgttgcacagaaggtaaataaattctttgcattggtcttcatggctgagcatgtgggggagattcccacaccttagccattctttttaggtgacaaatctgaggaactgtctcagactgaggtgtcaacagaggagattttggaacaaattgacaaattaaacagtaataagtcaccaggaccagatggtattcacccaagtgttctgaaggaactcaaatatgaaattgcagaactactaactgtggtgtgtaacctatcgcttaaatcagcctctgttccagatgactggagaatagccacTGTAAcgccaaatttaaaaaaaagagactagagggatcctggcaattacagtccagagagacaaagcagatgaggtaatatctttgattggaccaatttctgttggtgagagagacaagcttttgagccacagagCTCTTCATGTCTGAGAAAGGTACTCCTAGCCTCACAgcaaatgcaagatggaacagattgtttagcataaatagttagcacgtattgtaagggaccattcagggTAGAGTTGTCCATTAACACTTcttcagtcataggacaaaagtgGGAATCTACCagtgctctgacccagtatggccatttttttgttcttctgttCTTAGTTTCACCCTCCATTTTGGGGACAAGTCACACCACATT
Above is a window of Caretta caretta isolate rCarCar2 chromosome 2, rCarCar1.hap1, whole genome shotgun sequence DNA encoding:
- the TNFRSF11B gene encoding tumor necrosis factor receptor superfamily member 11B isoform X2, translating into MCDLCSPGTYVKQHCTATKKTECAPCPDQYYAEDWNSNDECQYCNVVCKELQYVKQECNSTQNRICECIEGRYLELEFCLRHTECPPGFGVVQPGTPESDTICQRCPEGFFSNETSSKAACQKHTNCSAPSHKIALKGNAIHDNVCHENTDTSTQKCGIDVTLCEEALFRFAVPEKLTPNWLNVLTDGLPGTKINAENIERIKQKRSSQEQMFQLLKLWKQQNKEQDMVKKIIQGIDLCENSVLKHLSQANLTFEHLNILMVNLPGKKVRKEDIQRTMKLCKPTEQIPKLLNLWRIKNTDKDTIKALTHGVKHLKAYHFPRKPIQSLKKVVKLLHSFKMYQLYQKLFFEMIGNQVQSVKKRCV
- the TNFRSF11B gene encoding tumor necrosis factor receptor superfamily member 11B isoform X1, which translates into the protein MNTVLRCTLVFLDIYVKWTIQETAPPKYLHYDPVTSRQLMCDLCSPGTYVKQHCTATKKTECAPCPDQYYAEDWNSNDECQYCNVVCKELQYVKQECNSTQNRICECIEGRYLELEFCLRHTECPPGFGVVQPGTPESDTICQRCPEGFFSNETSSKAACQKHTNCSAPSHKIALKGNAIHDNVCHENTDTSTQKCGIDVTLCEEALFRFAVPEKLTPNWLNVLTDGLPGTKINAENIERIKQKRSSQEQMFQLLKLWKQQNKEQDMVKKIIQGIDLCENSVLKHLSQANLTFEHLNILMVNLPGKKVRKEDIQRTMKLCKPTEQIPKLLNLWRIKNTDKDTIKALTHGVKHLKAYHFPRKPIQSLKKVVKLLHSFKMYQLYQKLFFEMIGNQVQSVKKRCV